Proteins encoded within one genomic window of bacterium:
- a CDS encoding type II toxin-antitoxin system HicB family antitoxin, whose product MASKTYRIVLRHEPEGGYTVTVPSLPGCVTFGADITEARAMAKEAISAYLESMARHGEVIIDDTANVAAQN is encoded by the coding sequence ATGGCAAGCAAGACATATCGAATTGTCCTAAGGCACGAGCCCGAGGGCGGCTACACCGTGACCGTTCCGTCTTTGCCCGGATGCGTTACATTCGGCGCGGACATCACTGAGGCGCGCGCGATGGCGAAAGAGGCGATCTCTGCATACCTTGAGAGCATGGCGAGGCACGGGGAGGTCATTATCGATGACACCGCCAATGTGGCCGCACAGAACTGA
- a CDS encoding clan AA aspartic protease, whose amino-acid sequence MGTFSVRVTLRNWQNRFLPEEKRGEEVVCDAIVDSGAVQLALPIQIVERLRLLPMDKTTVFTADGGSHEYRVVGIVEIEVQGRKCAVQAIEIPRDTRPLLGAVPLEQMDWHIDPVEQRLVGRPESPDKPLLPLV is encoded by the coding sequence ATGGGAACATTCTCAGTAAGGGTTACGTTACGCAACTGGCAGAACAGGTTCCTGCCCGAGGAGAAGCGTGGCGAGGAGGTTGTCTGCGATGCGATCGTCGATTCTGGCGCGGTTCAACTGGCACTACCAATCCAGATCGTGGAGCGACTTAGGCTTCTTCCAATGGACAAAACGACTGTCTTCACTGCCGACGGCGGCAGCCACGAATACCGCGTTGTAGGCATTGTTGAGATTGAGGTGCAGGGCAGGAAGTGCGCGGTGCAAGCCATAGAGATTCCACGAGACACAAGGCCACTGCTGGGAGCAGTTCCGCTAGAGCAAATGGACTGGCACATCGATCCAGTGGAGCAGAGGCTGGTCGGCAGACCTGAATCGCCCGACAAGCCGCTTTTGCCATTAGTTTAG
- a CDS encoding 3-dehydroquinate synthase family protein — MKTELIAATFGERSYSLHYGSDIFGLLPGVLEQKGLNGNVLIVSNPIVKELHGERLMAGLPKKDASWALIPAGERHKNLETVSKLYVECAKARMDREGCIIALGGGVVQDIANFVAATFKRGVPFVQIPTSLLAQVDIGIGGCAVDHRLGKSLIGTFYQPRAAVLDQKCLETLPESEFINGIAEIINKVAGLGGKTCELKTDMPDIVSRNMNRVLGYIMEANRIKIAIIERDETGLSGERLVLDWGHTITYAIEKVTNYEMAHGTALGIGMHGAAILSRELGYMPAKRVELLREVISMAGLPTHLPPEIEPAKLVLAMRNDAKAQNGTPRFILLKDFGNAFLSEPIPDVEIEHLLRQLQH; from the coding sequence GTGAAGACAGAACTGATAGCCGCGACTTTCGGCGAGCGCAGTTATAGCCTTCATTACGGCAGCGACATTTTTGGCCTACTGCCCGGAGTGCTTGAGCAGAAGGGCCTAAACGGCAATGTTCTGATTGTCAGCAATCCCATAGTCAAAGAGCTGCACGGCGAGCGGCTTATGGCAGGCCTGCCGAAGAAAGATGCGAGCTGGGCGCTCATCCCCGCCGGGGAGCGGCATAAAAACCTCGAGACGGTCAGCAAGCTCTACGTGGAGTGCGCAAAGGCCCGGATGGACCGCGAGGGCTGCATCATCGCGCTTGGCGGCGGTGTCGTTCAGGACATAGCCAACTTCGTGGCCGCGACTTTCAAGCGAGGCGTTCCGTTCGTTCAGATACCGACATCGCTCCTTGCACAGGTTGACATCGGCATCGGTGGCTGCGCGGTGGACCATCGCCTCGGCAAGAGCCTCATCGGAACGTTCTACCAACCGAGGGCAGCGGTTCTCGACCAGAAATGCCTCGAGACGCTTCCTGAAAGTGAGTTCATCAACGGCATCGCTGAGATAATCAACAAGGTGGCGGGCCTGGGTGGCAAGACCTGCGAGCTGAAGACCGATATGCCCGATATTGTCTCTCGGAACATGAACAGGGTGCTTGGCTACATTATGGAGGCGAACCGGATCAAGATAGCGATAATCGAGCGCGACGAGACCGGGCTTTCTGGCGAGCGTCTCGTGCTCGACTGGGGCCACACGATTACGTATGCGATTGAGAAGGTCACGAATTACGAGATGGCGCACGGGACAGCGCTGGGAATCGGGATGCACGGTGCGGCAATTCTTTCGAGGGAGCTTGGCTATATGCCGGCAAAACGCGTTGAGCTCCTGCGGGAGGTGATTTCGATGGCCGGCCTCCCGACGCATTTGCCGCCAGAGATCGAGCCTGCGAAACTCGTTCTCGCGATGCGTAACGATGCTAAGGCCCAGAACGGGACGCCCAGGTTCATACTGCTCAAGGACTTTGGTAATGCGTTCCTGTCCGAGCCGATCCCAGACGTGGAGATAGAGCACCTATTGAGGCAGCTTCAGCACTAG
- a CDS encoding D-alanine--D-alanine ligase family protein, producing MTSSRLRVAVIFGGKSVEHEVSVVSARSFAGAMDKSKYEPVFIGVDGDGRWYFLGASMEGIGDRVVPGCGEEMGLLSHAFTKADSQLNSSPQVGSTGRIDVVVPMVHGSFGEDGCIQGLCELAGVPYVGAGVLGSAVGMDKITMKRLLDADGISVPKFIEVTTWEWQQQPRRVKSRIRARIGYPCFVKPSNSGSSVGIAKVNEAKALSSAINTALEFDRRIIVEKAIDGRELECSVLGNDEPIASVVGEVVPCNDFYDYDAKYVDKGSELVIPAKIRERASHNIRSCAVRAFKLLDGSGMARVDFLMERATKQVYLSELNTIPGFTDISMYPKLWEASGVSYPELVDRLIQLAQERHREKARRRFDYRGRR from the coding sequence ATGACATCGAGCAGACTGCGGGTAGCGGTGATATTTGGCGGAAAGTCGGTCGAGCACGAGGTCTCGGTGGTCTCGGCCAGGTCCTTTGCAGGAGCGATGGACAAGAGCAAATACGAGCCGGTTTTCATAGGCGTGGATGGGGACGGCCGTTGGTATTTTTTGGGCGCTAGCATGGAGGGAATCGGGGACAGAGTGGTGCCGGGATGCGGGGAGGAGATGGGTCTTCTGTCTCATGCCTTCACGAAAGCGGACTCGCAGCTTAACAGCAGTCCTCAGGTAGGCAGCACTGGGCGTATTGACGTTGTTGTGCCGATGGTTCACGGGAGCTTTGGAGAGGACGGCTGCATTCAGGGACTCTGCGAGCTGGCGGGCGTTCCATACGTTGGCGCCGGTGTGCTCGGTTCAGCGGTGGGCATGGACAAAATCACGATGAAGCGGCTGCTGGATGCAGATGGCATCTCCGTCCCCAAGTTCATCGAGGTAACCACGTGGGAATGGCAGCAGCAGCCAAGGCGAGTCAAGAGTAGGATTAGAGCGAGGATCGGCTACCCATGTTTCGTCAAACCATCTAACTCCGGCTCTAGCGTCGGGATAGCCAAGGTCAACGAGGCAAAGGCGCTGAGCAGCGCTATCAACACGGCGCTGGAGTTCGACCGGAGGATCATCGTTGAAAAAGCCATTGACGGTCGCGAGCTGGAGTGCAGCGTCCTGGGCAATGACGAGCCTATCGCCTCGGTCGTGGGTGAGGTGGTGCCGTGCAACGACTTTTACGACTACGACGCCAAGTACGTTGATAAGGGGTCGGAGCTGGTAATCCCGGCAAAGATACGCGAACGCGCCTCGCACAACATCAGGAGCTGCGCGGTCCGGGCTTTCAAGTTACTGGATGGAAGCGGGATGGCGAGGGTGGATTTTCTGATGGAACGGGCCACGAAACAAGTTTATCTAAGCGAGCTCAACACTATCCCGGGATTCACCGACATCAGCATGTATCCCAAGCTCTGGGAGGCATCCGGCGTTTCATACCCCGAGCTTGTTGATAGGTTGATACAGCTTGCGCAGGAGCGGCATCGTGAGAAAGCGAGGAGGCGGTTCGATTACCGAGGGAGGCGCTGA